The Naumovozyma castellii chromosome 2, complete genome sequence AATTTGACACCAGATGAATTTTATTGTCatgaattattggatgCCACAGGTATATGTACTGTGCCAGGCTCAGGTTTCGGGCAGAAAAAGGGAACCTACCATTTGAGAACTACGTTCTTGGCACCAGGTATAGAGTGGATCAATAAATGGGAAAAATTCCATAAACACTTTTACgaaaaatatcaagattAAGGTTGGcaaattttatatatatatttacaTGCATCCATctatttaatatatatatatataatttgaaactttcgtcttcattatattaataatgcTTTTATATTCTATCATTGTTACTTTTACACTATTACATTTATTTCTATAATCTATTATATTTCTCTAGAATATCCCAACTTATTCCATTCAACGTCATCTCCAGAGTCATCATGTTTCATAGTGGGCTGCGACGTAGTCTCTTGATAAGTCTGATAGTAAGAAGTAGATGGTTCAGTGATCTCGGGACTCTCGGTTTCTTGCGTATTCGTtacatttttattattcaatttcctcCTCTTCGGCGTTGTAGGTACACTCCCTTCTACTTTCGTAACtccttcttcattatcattagaaTGATTGTCATCCTCATGGGACTTTTCACCATTCTCTAACTCGTCTTCGGTTCGGGTATTATCTATCATAGGTGACATCATTGCACCAAtatcctcttcatcttcttgtCGATGTTCAACATTATCTTCAGTGTCAGATTCATCATCCGTGTTGGCCTCGTACTCAGCTTCAGGATCTTCCGGATTACGGTCTTCTAAATAAATACAACCTCTACCAATCTTCACAATATTCTCAGTCGGTAAATCTTGTAATATCTGTTCAATCTTATCATATGATTTCGTATATAGATCAGGTATATCTCCAGTTAATAAGTCACCGGGGACACCACATGCTCTATCGTTCatcttattattgaaagtaTGAGGACCATATTTTAAACACATAATCCAATCGGCTAGGCATTCTTCCTTATGTGGGCCCAACAGTTTCCTAATCTGAGGAAGACCATTGGTAAGTCGTTTACCTCCCAATTTTGTACCTAACCCAATATtgatttgatatttctcgacaattttttcaaatatatcaaaaaaATCTTGATTCTCAATGGTAGTTGTCTCAAAAAAAATGGGTATTCTAATCATGCTGAAAATCATCTTGCTGATAAGATCCACCAAATGAccaaatttggaatttctCAAGGGAACCATCCAAATAAATCGAGAACGATAGTCTCGAAAATATAAAATCTGAGGGTACTTCCCACCCAATTTCTCACCCGGAAATGGTTCAAATACCTCTACCTGTACTCTTTCCAATGGTAATAGACCCTTAAACCAATTAATATGcttatatttcttaaaagGTATCGTCTCCTTGGAGGGATTACAGACAGAACAAAATTGGCAAATTCGTTCTACGAAAAAACGTGTAATATTGGAATACATAGGCCCTAGTAACTGATGACATTTTCTCGGTCTTCCATGATCATTAATTAAATGCCATGTCATGATCATATCATAAATAAAAACGGGTTCACAAACCATTCTATTTTGACGTAGTTTGTCACGGACATTACCTTGCTCATCTAAACCATATCTTCTATTGAGAAATACAAGTCTGGAGGCAGCTCTAAATTTGTCCATTTTTAATGCTGTAGCACTAAGAGTTTCTTGCGTTAGGGAGTTGGTCTTGATCAGCTCGTAGGTACTTTCATTTAATTGCCCATTAATGGTCTTTTGGAATTCGAAAAATTCCCTTTCCCCTCGTTGTACAAATGCTAGATCcatatcttcatcaacataGTCTTTGTATTTCTCACCAATATTCGGAATTAAATAACCTTTCAGTTTGAGCCTTTTGATCGGTTTATCCCTCTTACTGTAGTCATAATCGTATAGGccatcctcttcttctactTCTTTGTGAATGTGTTGATTATCTGCCGCAGATTCATCTCCCTCTTCTCCATCATCTTTTAGTTTTTCATGGTTCTCTTTCGTGTATTCATGGCtctcatcatcattgaaaaataaattggcTCTACCTCGCAGGGCGCTTGACTCATGTTCTGATGGCTCCATTTTACAACACTCaatattgttgttcctCAGGATACCTGTAGTCTATCAACAATTCTATTTAAGTGAGCCTCATCGACTATTAGTGATTAACGTTATTGTCTGAATTGGTttggtgaaaaatttcaagatttgaCAAGGCTACGCGAGGAATTAAAAAAGTTCAAGCTTGACTcttaaataatatcatcattgaaaatacGTATGCATACTTACTTAGTGTATAAAATATATGCTTATTGTTGCTTCTTGAAATCTTCAGAATCATTACTCAATTTCACAGTGTCCAGTGCAGAAATTGCGACAAGCAACCAAGGTGTCCACCACCCAACACAAAGGACTAACCAAGTCCAACATCCTAATTCCCTTGATGCAGAAACAAGTCTTTCAAATACATCCAATCcagaaaattcattatcacAAAGAAGACTAAACAGCCATGTAGCAATAAATGGATTTgaaaccaataataatacagaATTCTTAACTCTTGTACGTGATATTGTGGGAGTATCGGAAGTAATCGTCTTAACTTGAGTCATAGGGAATGAGAGTAGACCCATCCCGAAGGCTAAGGGAAAATTTACCATCAATAACGACGTTAGAAGAAGGCTCATAAAAAGAAATGCAGTGCTTCTCAATCTGTAAGATAGAAGGTCTTTCATAAAAGCATTGCCTTTCAATATGGCTGGATACAAgcagataataatattaacaGCTAGTAGTATAGTGGGGAATGGTGAgtaaatgaaaatgttgGAAACTATAAAAGTCACAACTAAGGATACAAACCAGAACAGGATCGAAAGAAGAGTGTATAACGAAAAAAATGGTAATGTGTAATATGGGTTGTTGAAATATGAATTCAATGATGCTAGAGCAAATCCAATGGAAATTGCAACAGTGGACGGTAGATAACTACTGATGGAGACAAAATGTCTAGGAGCCAACATTAAgtagaaaaaaaatgattgatggaatttttccaataaattattaatggaCCTAAACATAGCTTCTGGAACACGGCCAAAGGATGTAACATCAAATGGCCCATTTTGGCCTCTGGCTCTTAGAGTTACCGATTGGATTCTCCATCCACTAAAGGCTTCGTTACCGTAGGTCTTTTTAACCCCAGATAATGCAGAATTCTTAATACTTGACATCAGAATCTttaatcttgaaaataatgtatcttctttaattttatcaaatggGGTCCCATGTAATGAAACTTTCATACCTTCATGTTCTGCAGTAAACACCCCGATATTGACCATATCAAGGTTTGGCAATTCACCGTTTAGTCCATCATAGTATATCTCCATATAATCAAAGAGGTCACCTTCTCCAGCAAAATCAAGAACAATGGCAGCTTCAATAGACCCACCTGTTAAATCTAATGATGTATGGTAAGCCTCTACCCATGACCTTAAGGCAGCTTTGGGATTCTCTGTGAAGACAACAATGATGTTCTTGGACCAGACAGGCCAACGAGAGAAGTATCTTGCTAAAGCTACACCCAAGGCGGCACCATTGACATTAAACTCTCCATCTGCATTAAACCAAGGAATTGCCAAAACCATAGATTCTGTACCATCACCACGGGGAGCGTGGAAAACACCATATAATGTATCACCTGTTTCATGATTCTGATAAATATCAGTCTTAGTGCCGAATTGTTGTAACCACTCTGACATAATGGCGTTTCTTTCCACGGCTGACGCATTGCGAAGTTCCACAATTTGTGATCTGTATCCTCTAACAATATTCCATTCGGACTCTCTAAAATAACTGTATGCCTGGGATGGCATCAAGGCATTCTCTGATATGTAAGTGTTTCTGTATTGTCCTTCGAAGGGCAAGATACCGATTATTACTATTCCGAGAACAATACATAATGTGGAAATTAACGGTAGCAGAGAAATTACCTTTGGTATGAGACCTCTTGCAATTACTTGTCGTTGAACTCGCTCAAATAAACCCATTGCTCTTCTAATCCTCTATTGAATAGACTTAATTGTGAGTTCGTTGTTGGATTACACATTGGTGTTTTTTTGACAAGTGACATTTTCCAGTTCTACTTTGAAATATAGGTGAACGCTGCCATTCGAACCTCGGGAATGACactttgataaattgtAAACCAAGTTGAAGAGACAACTAGATTTGCCTGTAGTCTCTACACAATCATGGTTAAAACAACTAGAATATTACAGTC is a genomic window containing:
- the FOB1 gene encoding replication fork barrier binding protein FOB1 (ancestral locus Anc_8.262), coding for MEPSEHESSALRGRANLFFNDDESHEYTKENHEKLKDDGEEGDESAADNQHIHKEVEEEDGLYDYDYSKRDKPIKRLKLKGYLIPNIGEKYKDYVDEDMDLAFVQRGEREFFEFQKTINGQLNESTYELIKTNSLTQETLSATALKMDKFRAASRLVFLNRRYGLDEQGNVRDKLRQNRMVCEPVFIYDMIMTWHLINDHGRPRKCHQLLGPMYSNITRFFVERICQFCSVCNPSKETIPFKKYKHINWFKGLLPLERVQVEVFEPFPGEKLGGKYPQILYFRDYRSRFIWMVPLRNSKFGHLVDLISKMIFSMIRIPIFFETTTIENQDFFDIFEKIVEKYQINIGLGTKLGGKRLTNGLPQIRKLLGPHKEECLADWIMCLKYGPHTFNNKMNDRACGVPGDLLTGDIPDLYTKSYDKIEQILQDLPTENIVKIGRGCIYLEDRNPEDPEAEYEANTDDESDTEDNVEHRQEDEEDIGAMMSPMIDNTRTEDELENGEKSHEDDNHSNDNEEGVTKVEGSVPTTPKRRKLNNKNVTNTQETESPEITEPSTSYYQTYQETTSQPTMKHDDSGDDVEWNKLGYSREI
- the GAA1 gene encoding GPI-anchor transamidase subunit GAA1 (ancestral locus Anc_8.261) is translated as MGLFERVQRQVIARGLIPKVISLLPLISTLCIVLGIVIIGILPFEGQYRNTYISENALMPSQAYSYFRESEWNIVRGYRSQIVELRNASAVERNAIMSEWLQQFGTKTDIYQNHETGDTLYGVFHAPRGDGTESMVLAIPWFNADGEFNVNGAALGVALARYFSRWPVWSKNIIVVFTENPKAALRSWVEAYHTSLDLTGGSIEAAIVLDFAGEGDLFDYMEIYYDGLNGELPNLDMVNIGVFTAEHEGMKVSLHGTPFDKIKEDTLFSRLKILMSSIKNSALSGVKKTYGNEAFSGWRIQSVTLRARGQNGPFDVTSFGRVPEAMFRSINNLLEKFHQSFFFYLMLAPRHFVSISSYLPSTVAISIGFALASLNSYFNNPYYTLPFFSLYTLLSILFWFVSLVVTFIVSNIFIYSPFPTILLAVNIIICLYPAILKGNAFMKDLLSYRLRSTAFLFMSLLLTSLLMVNFPLAFGMGLLSFPMTQVKTITSDTPTISRTRVKNSVLLLVSNPFIATWLFSLLCDNEFSGLDVFERLVSASRELGCWTWLVLCVGWWTPWLLVAISALDTVKLSNDSEDFKKQQ